Proteins encoded in a region of the Salmo trutta chromosome 34, fSalTru1.1, whole genome shotgun sequence genome:
- the fam49al gene encoding protein FAM49A isoform X1, with product MGNLLKVLACSDLEHGPIVFLDFEHAQPTEAETAVWNQVSAVLEEAHGILAELQSYNGAGQEIREAIQNPGDLQLQEKAWNAVCPLVAKLKRFYEFSLRLENALRSLLEALTSPPYAPMQHLEREQALAKQFAEILHFTLSFDELKMTNPAIQNDFSYYRRTISRNRLNNQQLEAENEVNNEMANRMSLFYAEATPMLKTLSNATTKFVSENKTLPIEDTTDCLSTMACVCRVMLETPEYRCRFTNTDTMLFCMRVMVGVIILYDHVHPVGAFAKTSKIDMKGCIKVLKEQPSNSVEGLLNALRYTTRHLNDDSTSKQIRALLQ from the exons atGCTCAGCCTACAGAGGCAGAGACGGCGGTATGGAACCAGGTCAGTGCTGTGCTGGAGGAGGCCCACGGCATCCTGGCCGAACTACAGTCTTACAACGGGGCTGGACAGGAGATACGAGAG GCCATCCAGAACCCAGGTGATCTGCAGCTACAGGAGAAGGCCTGGAACGCAGTCTGCCCCCTGGTGGCCAAACTCAAACGCTTCTACGAGTTCTCCCTCCGACTGG AGAATGCACTGCGTAGCCTGTTGGAGGCGCTGACGAGCCCTCCCTACGCTCCCATGCAGCACCTGGAGAGAGAACAGGCCCTGGCCAAACAGTTCGCTGAGATACTCCACTTCACCCTCAGCTTCGACGAACTAAaa atgaCAAACCCAGCCATTCAGAATGACTTCAGCTACTACAGGAGGACCATCAGTAGAAACAGGCTGAACAACCAGCAG tTGGAGGCAGAGAACGAGGTGAACAATGAGATGGCCAATCGGATGTCTCTGTTCTACGCCGAGGCCACGCCCATGCTGAAGACCCTGAGTAACGCCACCACCAAGTTCGTATCAGAG AATAAGACCTTACCCATTGAAGACACCACAGACTGCCTGAGCACCATGGCCTGTGTGTGTCGCGTCATGCTGGAGACCCC tGAGTACCGTTGTAGGTTCACCAACACAGACACCATGTTGTTCTGTATGAGGGTGATGGTGGGAGTGATCATTCTGTACGACCATGTCCACCCTGTAGGAGCTTTCGCCAAGACCTCCAAAATAgat atGAAGGGCTGCATCAAGGTGCTGAAAGAGCAGCCGTCCAACAGCGTGGAGGGACTACTGAATGCACTGAG GTATACGACCCGACATCTAAACGACGACAGCACCTCCAAACAAATCAGGGCTCTTCTCCAATGA
- the fam49al gene encoding protein FAM49A isoform X2, with protein sequence MGNLIKVLGKDLENCPHFFLDFENAQPTEAETAVWNQVSAVLEEAHGILAELQSYNGAGQEIREAIQNPGDLQLQEKAWNAVCPLVAKLKRFYEFSLRLENALRSLLEALTSPPYAPMQHLEREQALAKQFAEILHFTLSFDELKMTNPAIQNDFSYYRRTISRNRLNNQQLEAENEVNNEMANRMSLFYAEATPMLKTLSNATTKFVSENKTLPIEDTTDCLSTMACVCRVMLETPEYRCRFTNTDTMLFCMRVMVGVIILYDHVHPVGAFAKTSKIDMKGCIKVLKEQPSNSVEGLLNALRYTTRHLNDDSTSKQIRALLQ encoded by the exons atGCTCAGCCTACAGAGGCAGAGACGGCGGTATGGAACCAGGTCAGTGCTGTGCTGGAGGAGGCCCACGGCATCCTGGCCGAACTACAGTCTTACAACGGGGCTGGACAGGAGATACGAGAG GCCATCCAGAACCCAGGTGATCTGCAGCTACAGGAGAAGGCCTGGAACGCAGTCTGCCCCCTGGTGGCCAAACTCAAACGCTTCTACGAGTTCTCCCTCCGACTGG AGAATGCACTGCGTAGCCTGTTGGAGGCGCTGACGAGCCCTCCCTACGCTCCCATGCAGCACCTGGAGAGAGAACAGGCCCTGGCCAAACAGTTCGCTGAGATACTCCACTTCACCCTCAGCTTCGACGAACTAAaa atgaCAAACCCAGCCATTCAGAATGACTTCAGCTACTACAGGAGGACCATCAGTAGAAACAGGCTGAACAACCAGCAG tTGGAGGCAGAGAACGAGGTGAACAATGAGATGGCCAATCGGATGTCTCTGTTCTACGCCGAGGCCACGCCCATGCTGAAGACCCTGAGTAACGCCACCACCAAGTTCGTATCAGAG AATAAGACCTTACCCATTGAAGACACCACAGACTGCCTGAGCACCATGGCCTGTGTGTGTCGCGTCATGCTGGAGACCCC tGAGTACCGTTGTAGGTTCACCAACACAGACACCATGTTGTTCTGTATGAGGGTGATGGTGGGAGTGATCATTCTGTACGACCATGTCCACCCTGTAGGAGCTTTCGCCAAGACCTCCAAAATAgat atGAAGGGCTGCATCAAGGTGCTGAAAGAGCAGCCGTCCAACAGCGTGGAGGGACTACTGAATGCACTGAG GTATACGACCCGACATCTAAACGACGACAGCACCTCCAAACAAATCAGGGCTCTTCTCCAATGA